The following proteins are encoded in a genomic region of Prionailurus viverrinus isolate Anna chromosome E3, UM_Priviv_1.0, whole genome shotgun sequence:
- the ALDOA gene encoding fructose-bisphosphate aldolase A isoform X1, giving the protein MAERKPEGSSFYMTCLSMSLAYCFTTDASTQPHPKELTGTMPYQYPALTPEQKKELSDIAHRIVAPGKGILAADESTGSIAKRLQSIGTENTEENRRFYRQLLLTADDRVNPCIGGVILFHETLYQKTDDGRPFPQVIKSKGGVVGIKVDKGVVPLAGTNGETTTQGLDGLSERCAQYKKDGADFAKWRCVLKIGEHTPSALAIMENANVLARYASICQQNGIVPIVEPEILPDGDHDLKRCQYVTEKVLAAVYKALSDHHIYLEGTLLKPNMVTPGHACTHKYSHEEIAMATVTALRRTVPPAVTGITFLSGGQSEEEASINLNAINKCPLLKPWALTFSYGRALQASALKAWGGKKENLKAAQEEYVKRALANSLACQGKYTPSGQAGAAASESLFISNHAY; this is encoded by the exons ATGGCAGAGCGCAAGCCAGAAGGGTCCAGCTTCTACATGACCTGTCTTTCCATGTCTCTGGCCTATTGCTTTACCACAGATGCCAGTACGCAACCCCACCCTAAG GAACTGACCGGCACCATGCCCTACCAATACCCAGCGCTGACCCCAGAGCAGAAGAAGGAGCTCTCTGACATCGCTCACCGCATTGTGGCTCCGGGCAAGGGCATCCTGGCTGCAGATGAGTCCACTG GGAGCATTGCCAAGCGGCTGCAGTCCATCGGCACCGAGAACACCGAGGAGAACCGGCGTTTCTACCGCCAGCTGCTGCTGACTGCCGACGACCGTGTGAATCCCTGCATTGGGGGTGTCATCCTCTTCCATGAGACACTGTACCAGAAGACAGACGATGGCCGCCCCTTCCCCCAAGTCATCAAATCCAAGGGCGGTGTTGTGGGCATCAAG gtGGACAAGGGCGTGGTACCCCTGGCAGGAACGAACGGGGAGACTACCACCCAAG GGCTGGATGGGCTGTCTGAGCGCTGTGCCCAGTACAAGAAGGACGGAGCCGACTTTGCCAAGTGGCGCTGTGTGCTGAAGATTGGGGAACACACCCCCTCAGCCCTTGCCATCATGGAAAACGCCAACGTGCTGGCCCGTTATGCCAGCATCTGCCAGCAG AATGGCATCGTGCCCATCGTGGAGCCCGAGATCCTCCCTGATGGGGACCATGACTTGAAGCGCTGTCAGTATGTAACCGAGAAG GTGCTGGCTGCTGTCTACAAGGCTCTGAGTGACCACCACATCTACCTGGAAGGCACTTTGCTGAAGCCCAATATGGTAACCCCAGGCCACGCCTGCACCCATAAATACTCTCATGAGGAGATTGCCATGGCAACGGTCACAGCTCTGCGCCGCACGGTGCCCCCCGCTGTCACTG GGATCACCTTCCTGTCTGGAGGCCAGAGTGAGGAGGAGGCATCCATCAACCTCAACGCCATCAACAAATGCCCCCTGCTGAAGCCGTGGGCCCTGACCTTCTCCTATGGCCGAGCCCTGCAGGCTTCTGCCCTGAAGGCCTGGGGTGGAAAGAAGGAGAACCTGAAGGCTGCCCAGGAGGAGTATGTCAAGCGAGCCCTG GCCAACAGCCTCGCTTGCCAAGGAAAGTACACCCCAAGTGGTCAGGCTGGGGCCGCAGCCAGCGAGTCTCTCTTCATCTCTAACCATGCCTACTAA
- the ALDOA gene encoding fructose-bisphosphate aldolase A isoform X2, whose amino-acid sequence MPYQYPALTPEQKKELSDIAHRIVAPGKGILAADESTGSIAKRLQSIGTENTEENRRFYRQLLLTADDRVNPCIGGVILFHETLYQKTDDGRPFPQVIKSKGGVVGIKVDKGVVPLAGTNGETTTQGLDGLSERCAQYKKDGADFAKWRCVLKIGEHTPSALAIMENANVLARYASICQQNGIVPIVEPEILPDGDHDLKRCQYVTEKVLAAVYKALSDHHIYLEGTLLKPNMVTPGHACTHKYSHEEIAMATVTALRRTVPPAVTGITFLSGGQSEEEASINLNAINKCPLLKPWALTFSYGRALQASALKAWGGKKENLKAAQEEYVKRALANSLACQGKYTPSGQAGAAASESLFISNHAY is encoded by the exons ATGCCCTACCAATACCCAGCGCTGACCCCAGAGCAGAAGAAGGAGCTCTCTGACATCGCTCACCGCATTGTGGCTCCGGGCAAGGGCATCCTGGCTGCAGATGAGTCCACTG GGAGCATTGCCAAGCGGCTGCAGTCCATCGGCACCGAGAACACCGAGGAGAACCGGCGTTTCTACCGCCAGCTGCTGCTGACTGCCGACGACCGTGTGAATCCCTGCATTGGGGGTGTCATCCTCTTCCATGAGACACTGTACCAGAAGACAGACGATGGCCGCCCCTTCCCCCAAGTCATCAAATCCAAGGGCGGTGTTGTGGGCATCAAG gtGGACAAGGGCGTGGTACCCCTGGCAGGAACGAACGGGGAGACTACCACCCAAG GGCTGGATGGGCTGTCTGAGCGCTGTGCCCAGTACAAGAAGGACGGAGCCGACTTTGCCAAGTGGCGCTGTGTGCTGAAGATTGGGGAACACACCCCCTCAGCCCTTGCCATCATGGAAAACGCCAACGTGCTGGCCCGTTATGCCAGCATCTGCCAGCAG AATGGCATCGTGCCCATCGTGGAGCCCGAGATCCTCCCTGATGGGGACCATGACTTGAAGCGCTGTCAGTATGTAACCGAGAAG GTGCTGGCTGCTGTCTACAAGGCTCTGAGTGACCACCACATCTACCTGGAAGGCACTTTGCTGAAGCCCAATATGGTAACCCCAGGCCACGCCTGCACCCATAAATACTCTCATGAGGAGATTGCCATGGCAACGGTCACAGCTCTGCGCCGCACGGTGCCCCCCGCTGTCACTG GGATCACCTTCCTGTCTGGAGGCCAGAGTGAGGAGGAGGCATCCATCAACCTCAACGCCATCAACAAATGCCCCCTGCTGAAGCCGTGGGCCCTGACCTTCTCCTATGGCCGAGCCCTGCAGGCTTCTGCCCTGAAGGCCTGGGGTGGAAAGAAGGAGAACCTGAAGGCTGCCCAGGAGGAGTATGTCAAGCGAGCCCTG GCCAACAGCCTCGCTTGCCAAGGAAAGTACACCCCAAGTGGTCAGGCTGGGGCCGCAGCCAGCGAGTCTCTCTTCATCTCTAACCATGCCTACTAA
- the PPP4C gene encoding serine/threonine-protein phosphatase 4 catalytic subunit, producing MAEISDLDRQIEQLRRCELIKESEVKALCAKAREILVEESNVQRVDSPVTVCGDIHGQFYDLKELFRVGGDVPETNYLFMGDFVDRGFYSVETFLLLLALKVRYPDRITLIRGNHESRQITQVYGFYDECLRKYGSVTVWRYCTEIFDYLSLSAIIDGKIFCVHGGLSPSIQTLDQIRTIDRKQEVPHDGPMCDLLWSDPEDTTGWGVSPRGAGYLFGSDVVAQFNAANDIDMICRAHQLVMEGYKWHFNETVLTVWSAPNYCYRCGNVAAILELDEHLQKDFIIFEAAPQETRGIPSKKPVADYFL from the exons ATGGCGGAGATCAGCGACCTGGACCGGCAGATCGAGCAACTGCGGCGCTGCGAGCTCATCAAAGAGAGCGAAGTCAAGGCCCTGTGCGCTAAGGCCAG AGAGATCTTGGTAGAGGAGAGCAACGTACAGAGGGTGGACTCGCCAGTCACA GTATGCGGCGACATCCACGGGCAATTCTATGACCTCAAGGAGCTGTTCAGA gtggGTGGCGACGTCCCTGAGACCAACTACCTCTTCATGGGGGACTTTGTGGATCGTGGTTTCTACAGCGTCGAAACGTTCCTCCTGCTGCTGGCACTTAAG GTTCGCTACCCTGACCGAATCACCCTGATCCGGGGCAACCACGAAAGCCGCCAGATCACCCAGGTCTACGGCTTCTACGACGAGTGTCTGCGCAAATATGGCTCGGTGACCGTGTGGCGCTACTGCACTGAGATCTTTGACTACCTCAGCCTGTCGGCCATCATCGATGGCAAG ATCTTCTGCGTGCATGGGGGCCTCTCCCCGTCTATCCAGACCCTGGACCAGATCCGGACGATTGACCGAAAGCAAGAAGTGCCCCATGACGGGCCCATGTGTGACCTGCTCTGGTCTGACCCTGAAG ACACAACAGGCTGGGGCGTGAGCCCCCGTGGGGCTGGCTACCTGTTTGGCAGTGACGTGGTGGCCCAGTTTAATGCAGCCAACGACATTGACATGATCTGTCGCGCCCACCAACTGGTGATGGAAGGTTATAAGTGGCACTTCAATGAGACTGTGCTCACTGTGTGGTCGGCTCCCAACTACTGCTACCG CTGTGGGAatgtggcagccatcttggagCTAGATGAGCATCTCCAGAAAGATTTCATCATCTTCGAGGCTGCGCCCCAGGAGACCCGGGGCATCCCCTCCAAGAAACCCGTGGCCGATTACTTCCTGTGA
- the TBX6 gene encoding T-box transcription factor TBX6, whose amino-acid sequence MYHPRELYPSLGTGYRLGPPQPGADSSFPPALAEGYRYPDLDTPKLDCFLSGIEAAPCTLAAPPPLPPLPPALGTEPAPPAPDALHSLPGVSLSLENRELWKEFNSVGTEMIITKAGRRMFPACRISVTGLDPEARYLFLLDVVPVDGARYRWQGRRWEPSGKAEPRLPDRVYIHPDSPATGAHWMRQPVSFHRVKLTNSTLDPHGHLILHSMHKYQPRIHLVRAAQLCSQHWGGVASFRFPETTFISVTAYQNPRITQLKIAANPFAKGFRENGRNCKRERDARVKRKLRGPEPVATETYGSGDAPGGPCDSTLGGDVRESDPEQAPAPREAVQAPAPPCGGSSAEAYLLHPAAFHGAPSHLPTRNPSFPEAADSGRPAPYSAAFLELQPGPGGSGYPAAAPPAPFASHFLQGGPFPLPYPGPGAYLDMGSKPMY is encoded by the exons ATGTACCATCCACGAGAGTTGTACCCCTCCCTGGGGACAGGCTACCGCCTTGGGCCCCCCCAGCCGGGAGCAGATTCCAGCTTCCCGCCTGCTCTGGCAGAGGGCTACCGCTACCCTG ATCTGGACACTCCCAAGTTGGATTGCTTCCTCTCCGGGATTGAGGCTGCTCCCTGCACCTTGgccgctcccccacccctgcccccgctgcccccagccctgggcactGAGCCggcccccccagccccagacGCCCTTCATTCGCTCCCTGGAGTCAGCCTGAGCCTGGAGAACCGGGAGCTGTGGAAAGAGTTCAATTCCGTGGGAACAGAGATGATCATCACCAAAGCTGGGAG GCGCATGTTCCCTGCTTGCCGAATATCAGTCACTGGGCTGGACCCCGAGGCCCGCTACCTGTTTCTCCTGGATGTGGTTCCAGTGGATGGGGCTCGCTACCGCTGGCAGGGCCGGCGCTGGGAGCCCAGTGGCAAGGCCGAGCCCCGCCTGCCTGACCGCGTCTACATTCACCCTGACTCTCCTGCCACCGGTGCCCACTGGATGCGGCAGCCCGTGTCTTTCCATCGTGTCAAGCTCACCAACAGCACGCTGGACCCCCATGGCCAT CTGATCTTGCACTCCATGCACAAGTACCAGCCCCGCATACACCTGGTGCGGGCAGCCCAGCTTTGCAGCCAACACTGGGGGGGCGTTGCCTCCTTCCGCTTCCCCGAGACCACATTCATCTCTGTGACAGCCTATCAGAACCCGCGG ATCACACAACTGAAGATCGCAGCCAATCCCTTTGCCAAGGGCTTCCGGGAGAATGGCAGAAACTGTAAGAG GGAGCGAGATGCCCGtgtgaagaggaaactgaggggcCCAGAGCCAGTGGCCACAGAGACCTATGGGAGTGGAG aTGCACCAGGGGGCCCCTGTGATTCCACACTGGGGGGGGATGTCCGTGAGTCAGATCCCGAGCAGGCCCCAGCCCCCCGCGAAGCGGTCCAGGCCCCGGCTCCTCCGTGTGGCGGCTCCAGTGCCGAAGCCTACCTTCTGCACCCTGCCGCTTTCCACGGGGCTCCCAGTCACCTTCCAACCAG GAACCCCAGCTTCCCTGAGGCTGCGGACTCAGGGCGCCCGGCCCCCTACTCGGCCGCATTCCTGGAGCTGCAGCCTGGGCCCGGGGGCTCAGGATACCCAGCAgctgcacccccagcccccttcgCCTCGCACTTCCTCCAGGGgggccccttcccccttccctaccCCGGCCCTGGGGCTTACCTGGACATGGGCTCCAAACCTATGTACTGA
- the YPEL3 gene encoding protein yippee-like 3 isoform X1 — protein sequence MQIIMAIISPGTCVQTPNPEPGLAPQILAPSRTAGGQKGDETRAAGLSGWLAGRSRISGPAGARSRGKGSRGLRWPRCDAPPHLHAARRLATAAAGTRGRPPPPPAAAAAAAGLGVNKSRRLRTRAGGDGAHQERPPLPGQATSADRAPARPGEALGSLCSPWAAPRVGPLPPAPAMVRISKPKTFQAYLDDCHRRYSCAHCRAHLANHDDLISKSFQGSQGRAYLFNSVVNVGCGPAEERVLLTGLHAVADIHCENCKTTLGWKYEQAFESSQKYKEGKYIIELNHMIKDNGWD from the exons ATGCAGATAATTATGGCTATTATCTCCCCGGGGACGTGCGTCCAGACACCTAACCCCGAGCCAGGTCTGGCACCGCAGATCCTCGCCCCTTCAAGGACCGCGGGAGGCCAGAAGGGCGACGAGACCCGGGCCGCGGGGCTGTCTGGCTGGCTTGCGGGCCGCAGCCGCATTTCCGGGCCGGCCGGAGCCcggagcagggggaagggcagccGAGGCCTGCGCTGGCCGCGGTGTGACGCGCCCCCTCATTTGCATGCGGCGCGCCGATTGGCCACGGCGGCCGCCGGGACCAGAggccggccccctccccctcccgccgcAGCGGCGGCAGCAGCTGGTCTCGGTGTAAACAAGTCGCGGCGGCTGCGAACCCGGGCCGGGGGGGACGGCGCCCACCAGGAGCGCCCCCCACTCCCAGGCCAGGCCACCTCGGCGGACCGGGCCCCCGCGCGCCCAGGCGAG GCACTGGGCTCCCTCTGCTCCCCGTGGGCCGCTCCCCGGGTGGGGCCACTGCCCCCGGCCCCCGCCATGGTGCGTATTTCAAAGCCCAAGACGTTTCAGGCCTACTTGGATGATTGTCACCGGAGGTATAGCTGTGCCCACTGCCGCGCTCACCTGGCCAACCACGACGACCTCATCTCCAAG TCCTTCCAGGGCAGTCAGGGGCGTGCCTACCTCTTCAACTCTGT GGTGAACGTGGGCTGCGGGCCAGCCGAGGAACGGGTACTGCTGACAGGCCTCCATGCTGTGGCTGACATCCACTGCGAGAACTGCAAGACGACTTTGGGCTGGAAATAT GAACAGGCCTTCGAGAGCAGCCAGAAGTACAAAGAGGGGAAGTACATCATTGAACTCAACCACATGATCAAAGACAACGGCTGGGACTGA
- the YPEL3 gene encoding protein yippee-like 3 isoform X2 produces MVRISKPKTFQAYLDDCHRRYSCAHCRAHLANHDDLISKSFQGSQGRAYLFNSVVNVGCGPAEERVLLTGLHAVADIHCENCKTTLGWKYEQAFESSQKYKEGKYIIELNHMIKDNGWD; encoded by the exons ATGGTGCGTATTTCAAAGCCCAAGACGTTTCAGGCCTACTTGGATGATTGTCACCGGAGGTATAGCTGTGCCCACTGCCGCGCTCACCTGGCCAACCACGACGACCTCATCTCCAAG TCCTTCCAGGGCAGTCAGGGGCGTGCCTACCTCTTCAACTCTGT GGTGAACGTGGGCTGCGGGCCAGCCGAGGAACGGGTACTGCTGACAGGCCTCCATGCTGTGGCTGACATCCACTGCGAGAACTGCAAGACGACTTTGGGCTGGAAATAT GAACAGGCCTTCGAGAGCAGCCAGAAGTACAAAGAGGGGAAGTACATCATTGAACTCAACCACATGATCAAAGACAACGGCTGGGACTGA